From a single Serratia surfactantfaciens genomic region:
- a CDS encoding KpsF/GutQ family sugar-phosphate isomerase: MQQEWRQALQGWQTYSQELAQLGERLDAHTWQRLLALLADCHGKIAVTGVGTSGIAARKIAHMLACVERPAVYLDATGAAHGDLGFLRADDLLILISRGGNSDELTRLLPTLQAKGVTLIAVTENPHSAIAQAAQLTIATGVQKEIDPLNMLATTSIVLVLAIFDAACACLMARSGYDKDALLAVHPGGGVGKSLREQR; encoded by the coding sequence ATGCAGCAGGAATGGCGGCAGGCCCTCCAGGGCTGGCAAACCTACAGCCAGGAGCTGGCCCAGCTGGGCGAACGCCTCGACGCGCACACCTGGCAGCGCCTGCTGGCGCTGCTGGCCGACTGCCACGGTAAAATCGCCGTCACTGGCGTCGGCACTTCGGGGATTGCGGCGCGCAAGATAGCCCATATGCTGGCCTGCGTGGAGCGGCCGGCGGTCTATCTCGACGCCACCGGCGCAGCGCATGGCGATCTGGGCTTTCTGCGCGCCGACGATCTGCTGATCCTGATCTCGCGCGGCGGCAATTCCGACGAGCTGACCCGCCTGCTGCCGACGCTGCAGGCCAAGGGGGTGACGCTGATCGCGGTGACGGAAAATCCGCATTCTGCCATCGCGCAGGCGGCGCAGCTGACGATCGCTACCGGGGTGCAGAAGGAGATAGATCCGCTGAACATGCTGGCCACCACCTCAATTGTGCTGGTGTTGGCGATCTTCGACGCCGCCTGCGCCTGCCTGATGGCGCGCAGCGGTTATGACAAGGACGCCTTGCTGGCGGTGCATCCGGGCGGCGGCGTAGGGAAAAGTTTGCGGGAACAGCGTTGA
- the rsmJ gene encoding 16S rRNA (guanine(1516)-N(2))-methyltransferase RsmJ, translated as MSVCLLCEAGADPGALSVLAQRWRLASDDDAPMALVLTPQRLELRKRDEPKLGGIYVDFVSGAMAHRRRFGGGRGEAVAKAVGIKGSYLPDVVDATAGLGRDAFVLAALGCRVRMLERNPVVAALLDDGLQRGYQDAEIGPWLRERLTLLHASSLTALADLSPRPEVVYLDPMFPHKQKSALVKKEMRVFQSLVGSDDDADGLLEPARRLATKRVVVKRPDYAPPLADVPAHAATLTKSHRFDIYMPL; from the coding sequence GTGAGCGTGTGTTTATTGTGTGAAGCAGGCGCCGATCCCGGCGCCTTGTCTGTTTTGGCGCAGCGCTGGCGGCTGGCGTCTGATGACGACGCGCCGATGGCGCTGGTATTGACCCCGCAGCGGCTGGAACTGCGCAAGCGCGACGAGCCGAAGCTCGGCGGGATCTACGTCGATTTTGTCTCCGGCGCCATGGCGCACCGGCGCCGCTTCGGCGGCGGCCGCGGCGAGGCGGTGGCCAAAGCGGTCGGCATCAAGGGCAGCTACCTGCCGGACGTGGTGGACGCCACCGCCGGGCTGGGGCGCGACGCGTTCGTGCTGGCGGCGCTGGGCTGCCGGGTACGGATGCTGGAACGCAATCCGGTGGTGGCGGCGTTGCTGGACGACGGCCTGCAGCGCGGTTATCAGGATGCGGAAATCGGCCCGTGGCTACGCGAGCGCCTGACGCTGCTGCACGCCTCCAGCCTGACGGCGCTGGCGGATCTCAGCCCGCGTCCCGAGGTGGTGTATCTCGATCCGATGTTCCCGCACAAGCAGAAAAGCGCGCTGGTGAAGAAAGAGATGCGGGTGTTTCAATCGCTGGTAGGCAGCGACGATGACGCCGACGGCCTGCTGGAACCGGCGCGCCGTTTGGCGACCAAGCGCGTGGTGGTGAAACGCCCGGACTACGCGCCGCCGCTGGCCGACGTGCCGGCGCACGCCGCCACGCTGACCAAGAGCCACCGCTTCGATATCTACATGCCGCTGTAA
- the prlC gene encoding oligopeptidase A — MTNPLLTPFSLPPFSAIRPEDIVPAVQSALADCRAAVERVVAQPGPFTWDNLCQPLAESDDRLSRIWSPIGHLNSVKNSPELRAAYEQALPLLSEYGTWVGQHEGLYQAYRSLKEGAAFEALSVPQRKAVDNALRDFELSGIGLSADKQQRYGEIVARLSELGSTYSNNVLDATMGWSKLITDEAELSGLPESALAQAQAMAQAKEQDGWLLTLDMPSYLPVLTYADNRALREEMYRAFATRASDQGPNAGKWDNSEVMAETLALRHELAQLLGFDTYADKSLATKMAESPEQVIGFLSDLAKRARPQAEQELAQLRAFAKQHYGVDELEAWDITYYGEKQKQHLFSISDEQLRPYFPEQRVVEGLFEVVKRIYGITAKERKDVETWHPDVRFFDLFDADGELRGSFYLDLYARENKRGGAWMDDCVGSLRKADGTLQKPVAYLTCNFNRPLGDQPALFTHNEVTTLFHEFGHGLHHMLTQIDTAGVSGINGVPWDAVELPSQFMENWCWEPEALAFISGHYQSGEPLPKEMLDKLLAAKNYQAALFILRQLEFGLFDFRMHFEYSPEKGAQILPTLAEVKKMVAVVPSPSWGRFPHAFSHIFAGGYAAGYYSYLWAEVLSADAYSRFEEEGIFNAETGKSFLDNILSRGGSEEPMALFKRFRGREPQLDAMLRHYGIKG, encoded by the coding sequence ATGACAAATCCGTTGCTGACCCCGTTTTCCCTGCCGCCGTTCTCGGCGATCCGCCCTGAAGATATCGTGCCTGCGGTGCAATCCGCTCTGGCGGACTGCCGCGCCGCGGTAGAGCGCGTGGTCGCGCAGCCGGGGCCGTTCACCTGGGACAATCTGTGTCAGCCGTTGGCGGAGTCGGACGATCGCCTGTCGCGCATCTGGTCGCCGATCGGGCACCTGAACTCGGTGAAAAACAGCCCGGAGCTGCGCGCCGCCTATGAACAGGCGCTGCCGCTGCTGTCCGAGTACGGCACCTGGGTCGGCCAGCACGAAGGGCTGTACCAGGCCTACCGCAGCCTGAAAGAGGGCGCGGCGTTCGAGGCGCTGAGCGTGCCGCAGCGCAAGGCGGTGGACAATGCGCTGCGCGACTTCGAACTGTCGGGCATCGGCCTGTCGGCGGACAAACAGCAGCGCTACGGCGAGATCGTCGCGCGCCTGTCCGAGCTGGGTTCCACCTACAGCAATAACGTGCTCGACGCGACCATGGGCTGGAGCAAGCTGATTACCGACGAAGCGGAACTGAGCGGCCTGCCGGAAAGCGCTCTGGCGCAGGCGCAGGCGATGGCGCAGGCCAAAGAGCAGGACGGCTGGCTGCTGACGCTGGATATGCCGAGCTACCTGCCGGTGCTGACCTACGCCGACAATCGCGCGCTGCGCGAAGAGATGTACCGCGCCTTCGCCACCCGCGCTTCCGATCAGGGACCGAACGCCGGCAAATGGGACAACAGCGAAGTGATGGCGGAAACGCTGGCGCTGCGCCATGAGCTGGCTCAGCTGCTGGGCTTCGACACCTACGCCGACAAGTCGCTGGCGACCAAGATGGCGGAAAGCCCGGAGCAGGTGATCGGCTTCCTGAGCGATCTGGCCAAGCGCGCCCGTCCGCAGGCCGAGCAGGAGCTGGCGCAGCTGCGCGCCTTCGCCAAACAGCACTATGGCGTGGACGAGCTCGAAGCCTGGGACATCACCTATTACGGCGAAAAACAGAAACAGCACCTGTTCTCCATCAGCGACGAGCAACTGCGCCCGTACTTCCCGGAGCAGCGGGTGGTGGAAGGGCTGTTCGAAGTGGTGAAACGCATCTACGGCATCACCGCCAAAGAGCGTAAAGACGTCGAGACCTGGCATCCGGACGTGCGCTTCTTCGATCTGTTCGACGCCGACGGCGAGCTGCGCGGCAGCTTCTACCTCGATCTGTACGCCCGCGAAAACAAACGCGGCGGCGCCTGGATGGACGACTGCGTCGGCAGCCTGCGCAAGGCCGACGGCACGCTGCAAAAACCGGTCGCTTACCTGACCTGCAACTTCAACCGCCCGCTGGGCGACCAGCCGGCGCTGTTCACCCATAACGAAGTGACCACGCTGTTCCACGAATTCGGCCACGGTTTGCATCACATGCTGACGCAGATCGATACCGCCGGCGTCTCCGGCATCAACGGGGTGCCGTGGGATGCGGTCGAGCTGCCGAGCCAGTTTATGGAAAACTGGTGCTGGGAGCCGGAAGCGCTGGCGTTTATCTCCGGCCACTATCAGAGCGGCGAGCCGCTGCCGAAGGAAATGCTCGACAAGCTGCTGGCGGCCAAGAATTACCAGGCGGCGCTGTTTATCCTGCGCCAGCTGGAGTTCGGCCTGTTCGATTTCCGCATGCACTTCGAATACAGCCCGGAAAAAGGGGCGCAGATCCTGCCGACGCTGGCGGAAGTGAAGAAAATGGTGGCGGTGGTGCCTTCGCCGAGCTGGGGCCGCTTCCCGCACGCCTTCAGCCACATCTTCGCCGGCGGCTACGCGGCGGGTTACTACAGCTATCTGTGGGCGGAAGTGCTGTCGGCCGACGCCTACTCGCGCTTCGAAGAAGAGGGGATCTTCAACGCCGAAACCGGCAAATCCTTCCTCGACAACATCCTGTCGCGCGGCGGTTCGGAAGAGCCGATGGCGCTGTTCAAACGCTTCCGTGGCCGCGAGCCGCAGCTGGATGCTATGCTGCGCCATTACGGCATTAAAGGATAA
- a CDS encoding HIT family protein: MSCIFCDIVAGKAPCHKIWEDDDHLAFLSIFPNTDGFSVVIPKAHHPSYAFELPDEVLSALMLATKRVAKQLDRAFDDVGRCGMVFEGYGVDHVHAKLIPLHGTASLEQWRPIESTSPKFFERYEGYISSHDAARADDEQLAALAARIRQSAV, from the coding sequence ATGAGCTGCATTTTTTGCGACATCGTGGCGGGCAAGGCGCCGTGCCATAAAATCTGGGAAGACGACGACCATCTGGCGTTCCTGTCCATCTTTCCCAACACCGACGGTTTCAGCGTGGTGATCCCCAAGGCGCACCACCCGAGCTACGCGTTTGAGCTGCCGGACGAGGTACTGAGCGCGCTGATGCTGGCGACCAAACGGGTGGCGAAGCAGCTGGACCGCGCGTTCGACGACGTCGGCCGCTGCGGCATGGTGTTCGAAGGCTACGGCGTCGATCATGTGCACGCCAAACTGATCCCGCTGCACGGTACCGCGTCGCTGGAGCAGTGGCGGCCGATCGAATCGACCTCGCCGAAGTTTTTCGAACGCTACGAGGGCTATATCTCCTCCCACGACGCCGCGCGCGCCGACGACGAGCAGCTGGCGGCGCTGGCCGCCCGCATCCGCCAAAGTGCCGTTTAA
- a CDS encoding ASCH domain-containing protein, translating to MSKQAILANYPDAARWAFGDGPELADELLQLVLSGEKTATCSSYASYRREQTPMIGDDNIILDGRGEPACVIKTLALRLVRYDRMTAEMAAKEGEGDKSLAFWRQGHQEFFTREGTFAPDMWLVFEEFELVETL from the coding sequence ATGAGCAAACAGGCGATTTTGGCAAACTACCCCGACGCGGCGCGCTGGGCGTTTGGCGACGGCCCCGAATTGGCTGACGAACTGCTGCAGTTGGTGCTGAGCGGGGAAAAGACCGCCACCTGCAGCTCCTATGCGAGCTATCGCCGGGAGCAAACGCCGATGATCGGCGACGATAACATTATTCTCGACGGCCGTGGCGAACCGGCCTGCGTGATCAAAACCCTGGCGCTGCGTTTGGTGCGCTATGACCGGATGACCGCTGAGATGGCGGCCAAAGAGGGCGAAGGCGACAAAAGCCTGGCGTTTTGGCGCCAGGGGCATCAAGAGTTCTTTACCCGCGAGGGCACTTTTGCGCCGGACATGTGGCTGGTGTTCGAAGAGTTCGAACTGGTTGAAACGCTGTGA
- a CDS encoding 23S rRNA (adenine(2030)-N(6))-methyltransferase RlmJ, which produces MLSYRHSFHAGNHADVLKHTVQSLIIESLKEKEKPFLYLDTHSGAGRYQLSGEHAERTGEYLEGIGLLWQRDDLPEELAAYMSVVHNFNRSGTLRYYPGSPLIARQLLRPQDKIHLTELHPSDYPLLRSEFQKDERAKVQRADGYQQLKSQLPPLSRRGLILMDPPYEMKTDYQDVVKGIQEGYKRFATGTYALWYPVVMRQQIKRMLRDLEATGIRRILQIELAVKPDSDQRGMTASGMIVINPPWKLEQQMKNVLPWLHKVLVPSGIGHHLVNWVVPE; this is translated from the coding sequence ATGTTAAGTTATCGCCACAGTTTCCACGCCGGCAACCACGCCGACGTGCTCAAGCACACCGTTCAGAGCCTGATCATCGAGTCGCTGAAGGAAAAAGAGAAGCCGTTCCTGTATCTGGACACCCACTCGGGCGCGGGTCGTTATCAGCTCAGCGGCGAACACGCCGAGCGCACCGGCGAATACCTGGAAGGCATCGGCTTGCTGTGGCAGCGCGACGATCTGCCGGAAGAGCTGGCGGCCTATATGAGCGTGGTGCATAACTTCAACCGTTCCGGCACGCTGCGCTATTATCCTGGCTCGCCGCTGATCGCCCGCCAGCTGCTGCGCCCGCAGGACAAAATCCACCTGACCGAGCTGCACCCGAGCGACTACCCGCTGCTGCGCAGCGAATTCCAGAAAGACGAGCGCGCCAAAGTGCAGCGCGCCGACGGCTATCAGCAGCTGAAATCCCAGCTGCCGCCACTGTCGCGCCGCGGTCTGATCCTGATGGACCCGCCGTATGAAATGAAGACCGATTACCAGGACGTGGTCAAAGGCATTCAGGAAGGCTACAAGCGTTTCGCCACCGGCACCTACGCGCTGTGGTATCCGGTCGTGATGCGCCAGCAGATCAAACGCATGCTGCGCGATCTGGAAGCCACCGGCATTCGCCGCATTCTGCAGATCGAACTGGCGGTGAAGCCCGACAGCGATCAGCGCGGCATGACCGCCTCCGGCATGATCGTCATCAACCCGCCGTGGAAGCTGGAACAGCAGATGAAAAACGTGCTGCCGTGGCTGCACAAGGTGCTGGTGCCGTCGGGCATCGGCCACCATCTGGTGAACTGGGTGGTACCGGAATAA
- the gorA gene encoding glutathione-disulfide reductase: MTKHYDYLAIGGGSGGIASINRAAMYGQKCALIEAKELGGTCVNVGCVPKKVMWHAAQIAEAIHQYGPDYGFDTTVNAFDWKKLVANRTAYIDRIHNSYDNVLGKNKVDVIKGFARFVDAHTVEVNGETITADHILIATGGRPSHPAIPGAEYGIDSDGFFELDAMPKRVAVVGAGYIAVEIAGVLNALGAETHLFVRKHAPLRSFDPMIVETLVEVMNTEGPSLHTESVPKAIVKNADGSLTLQLENGKAFTVDCLIWAIGREPATDNLNLGVTGVKTNEQGYIDVDKFQNTNVKGIYAVGDNTGAVELTPVAVAAGRRLSERLFNNKPEEHLDYSNIATVVFSHPPIGTVGLTEPEAIEKFGADNVKVYKSSFTAMYSAVTQHRQPCRMKLVCAGKEEKIVGLHGIGFGMDEILQGFAVAVKMGATKKDFDNTVAIHPTAAEEFVTMR; encoded by the coding sequence ATGACGAAACATTACGATTATCTAGCAATTGGCGGCGGCAGCGGCGGTATCGCATCGATCAACCGGGCAGCCATGTACGGCCAAAAGTGTGCGCTGATTGAAGCCAAAGAGCTGGGCGGCACCTGTGTAAACGTGGGTTGTGTACCGAAAAAAGTCATGTGGCACGCGGCGCAGATCGCCGAGGCTATCCATCAATACGGCCCGGACTACGGCTTCGACACCACCGTCAACGCCTTCGACTGGAAAAAGCTGGTCGCCAACCGCACCGCCTATATCGATCGCATCCACAACTCCTACGATAACGTGCTGGGCAAGAACAAGGTCGACGTGATCAAAGGCTTCGCGCGCTTCGTGGATGCTCACACCGTGGAAGTGAACGGCGAGACCATCACCGCCGACCACATCCTGATCGCCACCGGCGGCCGCCCGAGCCATCCGGCTATTCCGGGCGCCGAATACGGCATCGACTCCGACGGCTTCTTTGAGCTGGACGCCATGCCGAAGCGCGTCGCCGTAGTCGGCGCCGGCTATATCGCCGTGGAGATCGCCGGCGTGCTGAACGCGCTGGGCGCCGAAACGCACCTGTTCGTGCGCAAGCACGCGCCGCTGCGCAGCTTCGATCCGATGATCGTCGAAACCCTGGTGGAAGTGATGAACACCGAAGGGCCGAGCCTGCACACCGAATCGGTGCCGAAAGCGATCGTCAAGAACGCCGACGGCAGCCTGACGCTGCAGCTGGAAAACGGCAAAGCATTCACCGTCGACTGCCTGATCTGGGCCATCGGCCGCGAACCGGCGACCGACAACCTGAACCTCGGCGTCACCGGGGTGAAAACCAACGAGCAAGGCTACATTGACGTCGATAAGTTCCAGAACACCAACGTCAAAGGCATCTACGCCGTGGGCGACAACACCGGCGCGGTAGAGCTGACCCCGGTCGCCGTAGCCGCCGGCCGCCGCCTGTCCGAACGCCTGTTCAACAACAAGCCGGAAGAGCATCTGGACTACAGCAACATCGCCACCGTGGTGTTCAGCCACCCGCCGATCGGCACCGTTGGCCTGACCGAGCCGGAAGCCATCGAGAAGTTCGGCGCGGACAACGTGAAGGTGTACAAATCCTCCTTCACCGCCATGTACAGCGCCGTGACGCAGCACCGCCAGCCGTGCCGCATGAAGCTGGTGTGCGCGGGTAAAGAAGAGAAAATCGTCGGCCTGCACGGCATCGGCTTCGGCATGGACGAGATCCTGCAGGGCTTCGCCGTAGCGGTGAAGATGGGCGCCACCAAGAAGGACTTCGACAACACCGTGGCCATCCACCCGACCGCGGCGGAAGAGTTCGTCACCATGCGCTAA
- a CDS encoding molybdopterin-dependent oxidoreductase gives MLFKLCKTLAMACVALIIAQSSALSFTLEVAGKIDNVTDPVNKSYLFTDKQLLAMPVRSITTSTSWTPQRKFEGISVADILERVGARGETLTFYALNDYYIDVPLSDVKKYNMILAYKMDGEMLKLRNFGPLFLVYPRDAAGPELNSPLYNSRFIWQVDRIVIK, from the coding sequence ATGCTGTTCAAACTATGCAAAACCCTTGCGATGGCCTGCGTGGCCCTGATTATCGCCCAGAGCAGCGCGCTCAGCTTTACCCTGGAAGTGGCGGGCAAGATCGACAACGTGACCGACCCGGTCAACAAAAGCTATCTGTTCACCGATAAGCAACTGTTGGCGATGCCGGTGCGCAGCATCACCACCTCCACCTCCTGGACACCGCAGAGAAAGTTTGAAGGGATTTCGGTGGCCGATATTCTGGAGCGCGTCGGCGCCAGAGGCGAAACGCTGACCTTCTACGCGCTGAACGACTATTACATCGACGTGCCGCTGTCGGACGTCAAGAAGTACAACATGATCCTGGCCTACAAGATGGACGGGGAGATGCTGAAGCTCAGAAACTTCGGCCCGCTGTTCCTGGTTTACCCGCGCGACGCCGCCGGGCCTGAGCTGAACTCGCCGCTCTACAACTCGCGCTTTATCTGGCAAGTCGACCGGATCGTGATCAAATGA
- a CDS encoding hybrid sensor histidine kinase/response regulator has protein sequence MKLTTFKNGSRLAIPAIFAALFLVASTVTLYYYSATLSKKGLYAIAGTQENYSWSIAKFSIKLAEFDTLVEQQSHAPQVDSDNLRLRFEILYSRFYVLETVSESTQPLYAEPGYPEVVKQMRLQMDRIDKLLDSPKIDFGQVFAAMKAIKPYAIEMANLTDHAEVKQRTAAYEDYIEKRHIIFYGLVIVMFSVIALIAITLIVFRQQRLTIRQQAKAIEAEKATRTKNAFLGAIGHELRTSLQSVMSAIDVLVNTRVSAEHADTFQRLETAAQQIESQMKDLTDYAHLDSGMMELRIVPFDAQKLIAETANEIATLTRKEQVKLSCEVECSHLLVHSDPLRIRQIIVNLLTNAYKYTESGSITLHSCLRRQPGGSSLIIEVTDTGIGIEKDQLDQIFKPFTQLDQSHTKQYAGVGMGLAIVHGLVTLLDGTITVYSEIKKGSTFIVSIPVQISEEERADEPAAANASLQQKPQQVLVVDDNKSVGDAFAALLDKLGYQHELCDSPERALQKLLRRPYDALLLDLQMPGIDGAALARQLRNRRGPNRHVPIIGISAYTPEQLTADQRALFDNYLMKPVRLDALSSALAEVFPAKD, from the coding sequence ATGAAACTGACGACCTTTAAGAACGGCAGCAGGCTGGCGATCCCGGCCATCTTCGCCGCGCTGTTTTTGGTGGCTTCGACCGTTACGCTCTATTACTACAGCGCCACGCTGTCGAAAAAAGGGCTGTACGCCATCGCCGGTACTCAGGAGAACTACTCCTGGTCGATCGCCAAGTTCTCCATCAAGCTGGCGGAATTCGACACGCTGGTAGAACAGCAGAGCCACGCCCCACAGGTGGACAGCGACAACCTGCGGTTGCGGTTCGAGATCCTCTATTCGCGTTTCTATGTGCTGGAAACCGTTTCTGAATCCACCCAGCCGCTGTACGCCGAACCGGGCTACCCGGAAGTGGTCAAACAGATGCGTCTGCAGATGGATCGCATCGATAAGCTGTTGGACAGCCCGAAAATCGACTTCGGCCAGGTTTTCGCGGCCATGAAGGCCATCAAACCTTACGCCATCGAAATGGCCAACCTGACCGACCACGCCGAGGTGAAGCAACGCACCGCCGCCTATGAGGACTATATCGAGAAACGGCACATCATTTTCTATGGGCTGGTGATCGTCATGTTCTCGGTGATCGCGTTGATCGCCATTACGCTCATCGTGTTCCGTCAGCAGCGGCTGACCATTCGCCAGCAGGCCAAGGCGATCGAGGCGGAGAAAGCGACCCGCACCAAAAACGCGTTCCTCGGCGCCATCGGTCACGAGCTGCGCACTTCACTGCAGAGCGTGATGTCGGCCATCGACGTGCTGGTTAACACCCGGGTGTCGGCGGAACATGCGGACACCTTCCAACGGCTGGAAACCGCCGCGCAGCAAATCGAAAGCCAGATGAAAGATTTGACCGACTACGCGCACCTCGACAGCGGTATGATGGAGCTGCGCATCGTGCCGTTCGACGCGCAGAAGCTGATCGCGGAGACCGCCAACGAAATCGCCACCCTGACCCGCAAAGAGCAGGTCAAACTGAGCTGCGAAGTGGAGTGCAGCCACCTGTTGGTGCACTCCGATCCGCTGCGCATCCGGCAGATCATCGTCAATCTGCTGACCAACGCCTACAAGTACACCGAAAGCGGCAGCATTACGCTGCACAGCTGTCTGCGCCGTCAGCCGGGCGGCAGTTCGTTGATTATCGAAGTGACCGATACCGGCATCGGTATCGAAAAGGACCAGCTCGATCAGATTTTCAAACCCTTTACCCAGCTGGATCAGTCGCATACCAAGCAGTATGCCGGCGTCGGGATGGGGTTGGCGATCGTGCACGGCCTGGTGACGCTGCTCGATGGCACCATCACGGTGTACAGCGAAATCAAGAAGGGCAGCACCTTTATCGTCAGCATTCCGGTGCAGATCAGTGAAGAAGAGCGCGCCGACGAGCCCGCCGCCGCCAATGCCTCTTTGCAGCAGAAGCCTCAGCAGGTCCTGGTAGTGGATGACAACAAGTCGGTGGGGGACGCCTTTGCGGCGCTGCTGGACAAGCTGGGTTACCAGCACGAACTGTGCGATTCACCGGAGCGCGCGCTGCAGAAACTGCTCAGACGCCCTTACGACGCGCTGTTGCTGGATCTGCAGATGCCGGGCATCGACGGCGCCGCCCTGGCCAGGCAGCTGCGCAACCGCCGCGGCCCCAACCGCCATGTGCCGATCATCGGCATCAGCGCCTACACGCCGGAGCAGCTGACGGCGGACCAGCGTGCGCTGTTCGACAACTATCTGATGAAGCCGGTCCGGCTGGATGCGTTGTCGAGCGCGCTGGCCGAGGTGTTTCCCGCTAAAGATTAA
- a CDS encoding helix-turn-helix domain-containing protein, which produces MDNNHQKFDSQSIANRVRELFLHYGIGKRQHARELSRILDLSFSHAHRKLKGQSPWTLEQINSVAAALGETPAAIADFSAEHESAEPNMARDAIFFVAGVAMPCVGHIGDELPAGRPAEFVALRVEGQWQIYRADEAPAGPRYGVDLIEIRPGYGDDERLSIAVLDDSHQAADELAKYLGGCGFNAVAFYDVDSFCQALQQSLFDGYVVDWLIGEETADRCIATIRASDNPDAPVLVLTGELGTDRRESEIAQAMREYDVLGPYEKPVRLHVIEAALQRCFNL; this is translated from the coding sequence ATGGATAACAATCATCAAAAATTCGATTCACAGTCGATTGCCAATCGGGTCAGGGAGCTGTTTTTACATTACGGGATTGGAAAACGTCAGCATGCCCGAGAGCTCAGCCGCATCTTGGATCTGAGTTTTTCACATGCGCACCGCAAACTGAAAGGGCAAAGTCCCTGGACGCTGGAGCAGATCAACAGCGTCGCGGCTGCGTTGGGAGAAACGCCGGCGGCGATCGCCGATTTTAGCGCCGAACATGAGAGCGCTGAGCCAAACATGGCGCGTGATGCCATCTTTTTCGTGGCCGGGGTGGCGATGCCTTGCGTCGGGCACATCGGTGATGAACTGCCTGCGGGGCGGCCGGCGGAGTTTGTGGCGCTGCGCGTAGAGGGACAATGGCAGATCTATCGCGCCGATGAGGCGCCGGCAGGCCCGCGTTACGGCGTCGATCTGATCGAAATCCGGCCCGGTTACGGCGACGACGAGCGCTTGAGCATCGCGGTATTGGACGATTCGCATCAGGCGGCCGATGAGCTGGCCAAGTACCTCGGCGGTTGCGGTTTCAATGCGGTGGCGTTTTACGACGTCGACAGCTTCTGCCAGGCGTTACAGCAAAGCCTGTTTGACGGTTACGTGGTGGATTGGCTGATCGGTGAAGAAACGGCGGACCGCTGCATCGCCACTATCCGCGCCTCCGACAACCCGGATGCGCCAGTGCTGGTGCTGACCGGCGAACTCGGCACCGACCGGCGCGAATCAGAGATAGCGCAGGCGATGCGTGAGTACGACGTGCTCGGCCCTTACGAAAAACCGGTGCGGCTCCATGTGATCGAAGCCGCACTGCAACGTTGTTTTAATCTTTAG